In Chlamydiota bacterium, a genomic segment contains:
- a CDS encoding prepilin peptidase — translation MLSLLVFVLGAVVGSFLNVCIHRLPREESIVSPPSHCPRCRTPVRPYDNVPLLSWLLLRGRCRACGGSISPRYFAVELLTACLFLGLFRFRADPVFLAVALAFASSLVVVFFVDLEHQIIPDEISLGGIGFGILASIACPALHSSVAGTPLLGRFVAAAAARLPLLPDASARALVSALLGIAVGGGLFWLIRLVSGMLYGEEAMGLGDVKLMAYFGALLGPVPVLLATFFASLAGSVTGLLLIGARKADLKSRLPFGPFLCLGAFVAFLWGGRLIGWYLGMLR, via the coding sequence ATGCTCTCACTCCTCGTGTTCGTGCTCGGCGCAGTCGTCGGGAGTTTCCTGAACGTCTGCATCCACCGGCTCCCGCGCGAAGAGTCGATCGTCTCCCCGCCGTCGCACTGCCCGCGCTGCCGGACGCCGGTCAGGCCGTACGACAATGTCCCCCTCCTCTCCTGGCTCCTCCTCCGCGGGCGCTGCCGCGCCTGCGGCGGTTCCATCTCCCCGCGCTACTTCGCCGTGGAGCTCCTCACGGCGTGCCTCTTCCTCGGGCTCTTCCGTTTCCGCGCCGATCCGGTCTTCCTCGCCGTCGCCCTCGCCTTCGCCTCGAGTCTCGTCGTCGTCTTCTTCGTGGACCTCGAGCACCAGATCATCCCCGACGAGATCAGTCTCGGCGGGATCGGCTTCGGCATCCTGGCGAGCATCGCGTGCCCCGCCCTCCACTCCTCCGTCGCCGGCACGCCGCTCCTCGGGCGCTTCGTCGCCGCCGCGGCGGCGCGGCTGCCCCTCCTTCCGGACGCGTCCGCACGCGCCCTCGTCAGCGCCCTCCTCGGCATCGCGGTCGGCGGCGGGCTCTTCTGGCTCATCCGCCTCGTCAGCGGGATGCTCTACGGCGAGGAGGCGATGGGTTTGGGCGACGTCAAGCTGATGGCGTACTTCGGAGCGCTCCTCGGCCCCGTCCCCGTCCTGCTCGCGACCTTCTTCGCCTCCCTCGCCGGCTCCGTCACCGGGCTCCTGCTCATCGGCGCGAGGAAGGCCGATCTCAAGTCGAGACTGCCGTTCGGGCCGTTCCTCTGCCTCGGCGCCTTTGTCGCCTTCCTCTGGGGCGGGCGCCTGATCGGCTGGTACCTCGGTATGCTGCGGTGA
- a CDS encoding 2-isopropylmalate synthase, with protein MTERLIVFDTTLRDGEQCPGASLNEREKVEIALQLARLGVDAIEAGFPVASPGDFEAVRAIAAAVKGPIIAGLSRALPKDIEAAARALEKAKRPRIHVFLATSGIHRRYKLKKAKGEILKLAAGAVRLARRYVDDIEFSPEDASRTEPAFLAEVVEAVIAAGAGTVNIPDTVGYSMPGEFGRLVRYLREHVPSIDKAVLSVHCHNDLGLGVANSLAAIVNGARQVECTINGIGERAGNASLEEIVMAVRTRPDIYRVSTGVVTRQIWNTSRLVSRLTGMPVQPNKAVVGDNAFAHESGIHQDGMLKNRRTYEIMTPESVGWRGTSMVMGKHSGSHAFAERLKQLGHVLPPKEFERAFRAFKELADKKKAVFDDDLLALIDDQISAIPEEFRLDYISISSGNKTLPTATIRLRRGDKLLQDAACGDGPVDAAMQTIRRITKIEGRLADYSLRAVTGGTDALGEVTVKVSCGRFTETGRGTSTDVIEASAKAYLNALNRILWRRRQRKARAAAPRF; from the coding sequence ATGACCGAACGGCTTATCGTCTTCGACACGACGCTGCGCGACGGCGAGCAGTGCCCCGGCGCGAGCCTGAACGAGCGCGAGAAGGTGGAGATCGCGCTCCAGCTCGCGCGGCTGGGCGTCGACGCCATCGAGGCCGGGTTCCCGGTCGCCTCGCCCGGCGACTTCGAGGCGGTCCGGGCGATCGCCGCCGCGGTGAAGGGGCCGATCATCGCGGGCCTCTCCCGCGCGCTCCCCAAGGACATCGAGGCCGCCGCCCGCGCCCTCGAGAAGGCGAAGCGCCCGCGGATCCACGTCTTCCTCGCCACCTCGGGGATACACCGCCGCTACAAGCTGAAGAAGGCGAAGGGGGAGATTTTGAAGCTGGCCGCCGGCGCCGTGCGCCTCGCGCGGAGATACGTCGACGACATCGAGTTCTCCCCCGAGGACGCGTCGCGGACCGAGCCGGCGTTCCTGGCCGAGGTCGTCGAGGCGGTGATCGCCGCGGGAGCGGGCACCGTCAACATCCCCGACACCGTCGGCTACTCGATGCCGGGGGAGTTCGGGCGGCTCGTCCGCTACCTCCGGGAGCACGTCCCCTCGATCGACAAGGCGGTCCTGAGCGTCCACTGCCACAACGACCTCGGCCTCGGGGTCGCGAACTCGCTCGCCGCCATCGTGAACGGGGCGCGGCAGGTCGAGTGCACGATCAACGGCATCGGGGAGCGGGCGGGGAACGCCTCCCTCGAGGAGATCGTGATGGCCGTCCGCACCCGCCCCGACATCTACCGGGTCTCCACCGGCGTCGTCACGCGCCAGATATGGAACACGAGCCGCCTCGTCAGCCGACTCACCGGGATGCCGGTGCAGCCCAACAAGGCGGTCGTCGGCGACAACGCCTTCGCGCACGAGTCGGGGATACACCAGGACGGGATGCTGAAGAACCGGCGCACCTACGAGATCATGACGCCCGAGTCGGTCGGCTGGCGCGGCACCTCGATGGTGATGGGGAAGCACTCGGGAAGCCACGCATTCGCCGAGCGGCTCAAGCAGCTCGGCCACGTCCTCCCGCCGAAGGAGTTCGAGCGGGCGTTCCGGGCGTTCAAGGAGCTCGCCGACAAGAAGAAGGCCGTCTTCGACGATGACCTCCTCGCCCTCATCGACGACCAGATCTCCGCCATACCCGAGGAGTTCCGGCTGGACTACATCAGCATCTCGAGCGGGAACAAGACCCTCCCGACCGCGACCATCCGCCTGCGGCGCGGCGACAAGCTCCTCCAGGACGCGGCCTGCGGCGACGGCCCGGTGGACGCGGCGATGCAGACCATCCGGCGCATCACAAAGATCGAGGGGCGGCTCGCCGACTACTCGCTGCGCGCCGTCACCGGCGGCACCGACGCCCTCGGCGAGGTCACCGTCAAGGTGTCGTGCGGCCGGTTCACGGAGACGGGGCGCGGCACCAGCACCGACGTCATCGAGGCGAGCGCCAAGGCGTATCTGAACGCACTCAACCGGATCCTCTGGCGCCGCCGCCAGAGGAAAGCGCGGGCCGCGGCGCCCCGCTTCTGA
- the ilvC gene encoding ketol-acid reductoisomerase, translated as MATMYYDKDADPKVIAGKTIAVLGYGSQGHAQAQNLRDSGVKVIVSELEGTPNHAQAVKDGFKPVSAAEAAKKAEIVHFLLPDEVQAKVYQEDVRPALRKGMALAFSHGFNIHFGRIVPPKDVDVYMVAPKGPGHLVRRVFTEGRGVPCLVAVHQDATKKAKKLALAHARGIGGTRAGVIETTFGEETETDLFGEQCVLCGGLTELIRAGFDTLVEAGYQPEIAYFECLHEMKLIVDLMYENGIQNMRYSISDTAEYGDVTRGPRVITAETRQEMKRILAEIQDGRFAREWILENMAGRPVYKALVRKGKAHLIEKVGTRLRGMMSWLDKK; from the coding sequence ATGGCCACGATGTACTACGACAAGGATGCGGACCCGAAAGTCATCGCCGGGAAGACGATCGCCGTGCTGGGCTACGGCAGCCAGGGACACGCCCAGGCGCAGAATCTGCGCGACAGCGGCGTCAAGGTGATCGTGAGCGAGCTCGAAGGGACGCCGAACCACGCGCAGGCGGTGAAGGACGGCTTCAAGCCCGTCAGCGCGGCCGAGGCCGCGAAGAAGGCCGAGATCGTCCATTTCCTGCTCCCCGACGAGGTGCAGGCGAAGGTCTACCAGGAGGATGTCCGGCCCGCCCTGCGGAAGGGGATGGCGCTCGCGTTCTCGCACGGCTTCAACATCCACTTCGGCCGCATCGTTCCGCCGAAGGACGTGGACGTGTACATGGTCGCCCCGAAGGGCCCCGGCCACCTCGTGCGCCGGGTCTTCACCGAGGGGAGGGGCGTCCCCTGCCTTGTCGCCGTGCATCAGGACGCCACCAAGAAGGCCAAGAAGCTCGCCCTCGCCCACGCGCGCGGCATCGGCGGCACCCGGGCCGGGGTCATCGAGACGACCTTCGGGGAGGAGACGGAGACCGACCTGTTCGGCGAACAGTGCGTCCTCTGCGGCGGGCTGACCGAACTGATCCGCGCCGGATTCGACACCCTCGTCGAGGCCGGGTACCAGCCCGAGATCGCCTACTTCGAGTGCCTCCACGAGATGAAGCTGATCGTGGACCTGATGTACGAGAACGGGATCCAGAACATGCGCTACTCGATCAGCGACACCGCCGAGTACGGCGACGTTACCCGGGGCCCGCGCGTCATCACGGCCGAGACGCGGCAGGAGATGAAGCGCATCCTCGCCGAGATCCAGGACGGGAGGTTCGCCCGCGAGTGGATCCTCGAGAACATGGCCGGGCGCCCGGTCTACAAGGCGCTCGTCCGCAAGGGGAAGGCGCACCTGATCGAGAAGGTCGGGACGCGGCTCCGCGGCATGATGTCCTGGCTCGACAAGAAGTGA
- the ilvN gene encoding acetolactate synthase small subunit yields MKHTISVLVENKFGVLARIAGLFSGRGYNIDSLSVAETMDPTVSHMTIVAHGDDRVIEQITKQLNKLVDVIKVQEYEPDEALERELVLVKVHSNAHTRPEVMQIVNIFRGKIVDVGHTCVTVELTGTGDKVEALLDLLKPFGIRELVRTGKIAIARN; encoded by the coding sequence ATGAAACATACGATCAGCGTGCTGGTGGAGAACAAGTTCGGGGTCCTCGCCAGGATCGCGGGGCTCTTCAGCGGCCGCGGCTACAACATCGACAGCCTTTCCGTGGCCGAGACGATGGACCCGACCGTCTCCCACATGACCATCGTCGCGCACGGCGACGACCGGGTCATCGAGCAGATCACGAAGCAGCTCAACAAGCTCGTCGACGTCATCAAGGTGCAGGAGTACGAGCCCGACGAGGCGCTCGAGCGGGAGCTCGTGCTCGTGAAGGTGCACTCGAACGCGCACACGCGCCCGGAGGTGATGCAGATCGTCAACATCTTCCGCGGCAAGATCGTCGACGTGGGCCACACCTGCGTCACGGTGGAGCTCACCGGAACTGGGGACAAGGTCGAGGCGCTCCTCGACCTCCTCAAGCCGTTCGGGATCAGGGAGCTCGTCCGGACCGGCAAGATCGCAATCGCGAGGAACTGA